One Actinomyces marmotae DNA window includes the following coding sequences:
- a CDS encoding PP2C family protein-serine/threonine phosphatase yields MRRAGETGASADEILLEHGAATDTGLIRSHNEDSYLAARPVFLVADGMGGHEAGDTASKTALAAFAPCVGAPEITGDALMECLGRAARDVDALGAGRDPLRGLPGCTLSGVVVTSVDGRPCLRVINIGDSRTYRMTPDGVEQITVDHSEVQELMASGQLTEGQAQASPRRHVITRALGAGIGPVALADHFLIPARVGDRLIVCTDGISGEIDDDSLAEIIHRGQGPQETADALITTALGAGGKDNATVIVIDVTHVPPAAPDAATDVDSSTIPSAKHDTLPRVREQHSNKEYPS; encoded by the coding sequence ATGCGGCGAGCAGGCGAGACGGGGGCGAGCGCCGACGAGATCCTCCTGGAGCATGGCGCCGCCACCGATACCGGCCTCATCCGCAGCCACAACGAGGACTCTTACCTCGCCGCCCGTCCTGTCTTCCTCGTCGCGGACGGGATGGGTGGCCATGAGGCCGGGGACACGGCCTCCAAGACGGCCCTGGCGGCCTTCGCCCCGTGCGTCGGCGCCCCTGAGATCACCGGCGACGCCCTCATGGAGTGCCTGGGGCGCGCCGCGCGCGACGTCGACGCCCTCGGCGCTGGCCGCGACCCCCTCAGGGGCCTCCCGGGCTGCACCCTGAGCGGCGTCGTCGTCACGAGCGTCGATGGGCGCCCCTGCCTGCGGGTCATCAACATCGGGGATTCCCGGACCTACCGGATGACGCCCGACGGCGTCGAGCAGATCACGGTGGATCACTCGGAGGTCCAGGAGCTCATGGCCTCCGGCCAACTCACCGAGGGGCAGGCGCAAGCCTCCCCGCGCCGCCACGTCATCACTCGCGCGCTGGGCGCGGGCATCGGCCCCGTGGCCCTCGCCGATCACTTCCTCATCCCCGCGCGGGTAGGCGACCGGCTCATCGTGTGCACTGACGGCATTAGTGGTGAGATAGATGACGATTCCCTCGCAGAGATCATTCACCGAGGCCAGGGGCCTCAGGAGACGGCGGATGCGCTGATCACCACTGCCCTGGGGGCTGGTGGTAAAGACAATGCGACAGTTATCGTCATTGACGTTACCCATGTTCCGCCCGCTGCGCCGGACGCGGCGACGGACGTGGACAGTTCGACGATCCCGTCGGCGAAGCACGACACGCTGCCCCGCGTGCGGGAGCAGCACAGCAACAAGGAGTACCCCTCATGA